One segment of Desulfosoma sp. DNA contains the following:
- a CDS encoding Fic family protein — MDPKRFENSTSGKVIRVGQGDTAYWAFVPNPLPPRLPADWELTAVLSAADRALSELAGLGRTMSNPHLLIGPFVRREAVLSSRIEGTRADITDLYAYEARQLPLPGMESSVPESDVREVLNYVNALEYGLKRLTTLPVSLRLIRELHERLMAGVRGGHTTPGEFRRTQNWIGPPGCTLNEATFVPPPPAEMHAALDALEKYLHREDDYPPLIRLGLVHYQFEAIHPFVDGNGRIGRLLLSLLLVQWDLLPLPLLYLSAYFHRHRQAYYDLLLEVSERGAWREWLLFFLRGVAEQALDATIRAKKLQDLQQSWRARLTQARTSALALRLADSLYTTPILTIPQAQRMLNVTYPSAQKNVERLVQAGILQLISEGSYGKTYAAQEILDVIHDEGPA; from the coding sequence ATGGATCCGAAGCGATTTGAAAATAGCACATCCGGAAAAGTCATCCGGGTTGGACAGGGGGACACGGCTTACTGGGCTTTCGTGCCCAACCCCTTGCCGCCGCGCCTGCCGGCAGATTGGGAATTAACCGCCGTACTTTCCGCGGCGGACCGGGCCCTGAGCGAGCTGGCCGGCTTAGGGCGCACCATGTCCAATCCCCATCTGCTCATCGGCCCCTTTGTGCGCCGTGAAGCGGTGCTTTCCTCGCGCATCGAGGGGACGCGGGCGGATATTACCGACTTGTATGCCTACGAGGCGAGACAACTGCCGTTGCCCGGCATGGAGTCGTCCGTGCCCGAATCGGATGTACGCGAGGTGCTGAATTACGTGAACGCGCTGGAGTACGGTCTGAAGCGCCTGACGACCTTGCCGGTCAGCCTGCGCCTGATCCGTGAGCTGCACGAGCGGCTGATGGCCGGTGTGCGCGGCGGACATACCACGCCGGGCGAGTTCCGGCGCACGCAGAACTGGATCGGTCCGCCCGGCTGCACGTTGAACGAGGCGACCTTTGTGCCCCCACCCCCGGCGGAGATGCACGCGGCGCTGGACGCGCTGGAGAAATACCTGCACCGCGAGGACGACTATCCGCCGCTGATCCGCCTGGGGCTGGTGCACTACCAGTTTGAGGCCATCCATCCCTTCGTAGACGGGAACGGTCGCATTGGGCGCCTGCTTCTGTCGCTGTTGCTCGTGCAGTGGGATCTGCTGCCGCTGCCCCTGCTCTACCTGAGCGCGTATTTTCATCGTCACCGCCAGGCTTATTACGATTTGTTGCTGGAGGTAAGCGAGCGCGGGGCCTGGCGCGAATGGCTGCTCTTCTTCCTGCGCGGTGTGGCCGAACAGGCCCTGGATGCAACGATCCGTGCCAAAAAGCTGCAAGACCTGCAGCAAAGCTGGCGCGCGCGCCTGACCCAGGCGCGGACGTCGGCCCTGGCTTTGCGTCTGGCGGATAGTCTTTACACGACACCGATACTCACTATACCACAAGCGCAGCGTATGTTGAACGTTACCTACCCCAGTGCCCAAAAGAACGTGGAACGACTTGTTCAGGCAGGCATCTTGCAGTTGATCAGTGAAGGCTCTTACGGCAAGACCTATGCAGCGCAAGAAATCCTGGACGTGATCCACGATGAAGGGCCGGCGTAG
- a CDS encoding class I SAM-dependent DNA methyltransferase, which produces MDDLIEENLSKRGWIMDVTTLETWLWDAACAIRGPVDSAKFKDYILPLGFLKRLSDVFDDEVAHLKTELGKEAPRLVEQDHRLVRFYLPANARWEAIRTHAPAGLGQYLTDAVRAVARENPRLQGVIDIVDFNATTAGQRIVPDDYLAQLIEVLSRHRLGLDDVEPDVLGRAYEYLLRKFAEDSGQSAGEFYTPREVAVLMARLIEPRPGERIYDPCCGSGGLLIKCHLRLLETHGVQENNRRRLPTSLQPLRLFGQEINSATFAMARMNAVIHDLEADIRIGDTMRHPAFKDDAGRLKTFNVVVANPMWNQNFPTDLYENDPYDRFGLGIPPASSADWAWLQHMLASLNETGRMAVVLDTGAVSRGSGNQGSNRERDIRKAFVEGDLIEAVLLLPENLFYNTTAPGVIIVIHRKKRHPGEILLINASRRYGKGRPKNYLTDADIAAIANVYHGWRAEEGFAAIITREDAARNDYNLSPSRYVSVNGQEETLPLEEAMVLLREAEEERTAADRALRDVLKEMGLAL; this is translated from the coding sequence GTGGATGACCTGATCGAAGAAAACCTTTCAAAGCGAGGATGGATTATGGATGTAACGACACTGGAAACCTGGCTCTGGGACGCCGCCTGCGCCATCCGCGGGCCTGTAGACTCCGCCAAATTCAAGGACTATATTCTCCCGCTGGGCTTCCTCAAGCGGCTGTCCGATGTTTTTGACGATGAAGTGGCGCATCTGAAGACCGAACTGGGCAAGGAGGCCCCGCGCTTGGTGGAGCAAGATCACCGACTCGTGCGATTCTACCTACCGGCAAACGCACGTTGGGAGGCGATCCGCACCCACGCCCCAGCCGGCCTGGGCCAGTACCTGACCGACGCAGTCCGCGCTGTGGCCCGCGAGAACCCTCGCCTGCAGGGCGTGATTGACATAGTGGACTTTAACGCCACCACAGCCGGACAGCGCATTGTCCCGGACGACTACCTGGCGCAGCTCATTGAGGTACTCTCCCGCCACCGGCTGGGTCTCGACGACGTGGAGCCGGACGTGCTCGGGCGCGCCTACGAGTACCTGCTGCGCAAGTTCGCCGAAGATAGCGGCCAGAGCGCCGGGGAGTTCTACACCCCGCGCGAAGTAGCGGTGCTCATGGCACGGCTCATTGAGCCGCGGCCGGGTGAGCGCATCTACGACCCCTGCTGCGGCTCCGGCGGTCTGCTCATCAAATGCCACCTGCGCCTGCTGGAAACGCACGGCGTCCAGGAGAACAACCGGCGGCGGCTGCCGACCTCCCTTCAGCCGCTGCGTCTTTTCGGGCAGGAAATCAACTCGGCAACTTTTGCGATGGCGCGTATGAACGCCGTCATCCACGACCTGGAGGCTGACATCCGCATCGGCGACACCATGCGCCACCCAGCCTTCAAGGACGACGCTGGCCGCCTGAAAACCTTCAACGTCGTGGTGGCCAACCCGATGTGGAATCAGAACTTCCCGACCGATCTCTACGAAAACGACCCCTACGACCGTTTCGGCCTCGGCATCCCGCCTGCCTCCAGCGCCGACTGGGCTTGGCTGCAGCACATGCTGGCCTCGCTCAATGAGACCGGGCGCATGGCGGTCGTGCTGGATACCGGCGCGGTCAGCCGCGGTAGCGGCAACCAGGGCTCTAACCGCGAGCGCGATATCCGCAAGGCCTTCGTGGAGGGAGATCTGATCGAGGCGGTGCTTCTGCTGCCCGAAAATCTTTTCTACAACACCACCGCGCCGGGAGTGATCATTGTCATCCACCGCAAAAAGCGCCACCCCGGCGAGATTCTGCTCATCAACGCCAGCCGGCGCTATGGCAAAGGCCGGCCCAAGAACTACCTGACCGACGCCGACATCGCCGCCATCGCGAACGTATATCACGGCTGGCGGGCCGAGGAAGGGTTTGCCGCGATTATCACCCGCGAGGATGCCGCCCGCAATGACTATAACCTTTCTCCTAGTCGCTACGTCAGCGTAAACGGGCAGGAGGAAACTCTGCCATTGGAGGAAGCTATGGTACTGCTGCGCGAGGCTGAGGAGGAACGGACGGCGGCGGACCGCGCCCTGCGCGACGTGCTGAAAGAAATGGGGCTGGCGCTATGA
- the secA gene encoding preprotein translocase subunit SecA, producing MIGALLRKVFGTHNERNIKRIAPLVDAIIQWEPSLRKLSDQALQAKTAEFRERVSRGEPLDDLLPEAFAVAREAATRTLGMRPFDVQLIGGIVLHQGKIAEMKTGEGKTLVAVMPVYLNALTGRGVHVVTVNDYLAKRDSEWMGAVYKFLGLTVGCIVHGLDDRERKAAYDCDVTYGTNNEFGFDYLRDNMKFRLEDMVQRELHYAIVDEVDSILIDEARTPLIISGPAEKSTQLYVRVNRIIPHLKPDIHYTKEEKSRTVTLTEEGVAAAESLLGVDNLYDPRNMDLLHHVQQALRAHTLFQKDVDYIVKDGKVIIVDEFTGRLMPGRRYSDGLHQALEAKEGVRVENENQTLASITFQNYFRMYKKLAGMTGTADTEAEEFAKIYKLEVVVIPTHKPMIRIDYPDCIYRTEREKFQAVVREIKELYTQGRPVLVGTVSIDKSEMLSRMLKREGIPHQVLNAKHHEKEAEIIARAGQKGAVTISTNMAGRGTDIVLGPGVTELGGLHILGTERHEARRIDNQLRGRAGRQGDPGSSRFYLSLEDDLMRIFAADRISGLMQRIGMEEGEPIEHRLVSRAIENAQKRVEAQNFSIRKHLLEYDDVMNQQREVIYRQRREALKGGDLKPAIMDMAEELLADIIESNTDEKSYAEDWNLEALRTEVQRLFGPGLVPSASELADMSPEDLKELLWQRVQERYAAREKEFGETLMRDLENYVLLQTLDSLWKDHLLNMDHLKEGIGLRGYAQQDPLVAYKREAHALFDDMIHRLKEETVRILFHIQIRREEEVQQLRREQENQPMYYGPADGPSTPQTVKKDKKVGRNDPCPCGSGKKYKKCCGK from the coding sequence GAGCGATCAGGCTCTGCAAGCCAAAACGGCGGAATTTCGCGAAAGGGTCTCGCGAGGGGAACCTTTGGACGATCTTTTGCCCGAAGCTTTTGCGGTAGCACGAGAAGCAGCCACACGAACCCTGGGCATGCGTCCCTTTGACGTGCAGCTCATCGGCGGTATCGTGCTGCATCAAGGCAAAATCGCCGAAATGAAAACGGGCGAAGGCAAAACCTTGGTAGCCGTCATGCCGGTCTACCTTAATGCTTTGACGGGTCGCGGTGTCCATGTGGTCACCGTCAATGATTACCTGGCCAAACGCGACAGTGAATGGATGGGTGCCGTTTACAAGTTTCTCGGCCTTACGGTGGGCTGCATCGTCCACGGGCTGGACGACCGAGAACGCAAGGCCGCCTACGACTGCGATGTCACCTACGGAACCAACAATGAGTTCGGGTTTGATTATCTTCGGGACAACATGAAGTTTCGCCTGGAAGATATGGTGCAGCGCGAACTTCATTACGCCATCGTGGATGAAGTGGACAGCATCCTCATCGACGAGGCGAGAACTCCTCTCATCATTTCAGGTCCGGCGGAAAAATCCACGCAGCTCTATGTGCGGGTCAACCGCATCATTCCTCACCTAAAACCCGACATTCATTACACAAAGGAAGAAAAAAGCCGCACGGTCACCCTCACCGAAGAAGGGGTCGCCGCCGCCGAATCCCTGCTCGGTGTCGATAATCTTTACGATCCTCGAAACATGGACCTTCTGCACCATGTGCAGCAAGCTCTCCGGGCCCACACCCTTTTCCAGAAAGATGTGGACTACATCGTCAAAGACGGCAAAGTGATCATTGTCGATGAATTCACTGGGCGTCTTATGCCTGGCCGGCGCTACAGTGATGGTTTGCATCAGGCTCTGGAGGCCAAAGAAGGCGTACGTGTGGAAAATGAAAACCAGACCTTGGCTTCCATCACTTTTCAGAACTACTTTCGCATGTACAAAAAACTGGCAGGCATGACCGGTACGGCCGATACGGAAGCGGAAGAATTCGCCAAGATTTACAAATTGGAAGTGGTGGTGATTCCCACGCACAAGCCCATGATCCGCATAGATTACCCGGATTGCATCTATCGAACGGAACGGGAAAAATTTCAGGCGGTCGTACGAGAAATCAAAGAGCTCTACACCCAGGGGCGTCCTGTACTGGTGGGCACGGTGAGCATCGACAAGTCGGAAATGCTCAGTCGCATGCTCAAGCGCGAGGGTATTCCCCATCAAGTGCTCAACGCCAAGCATCATGAAAAAGAAGCGGAAATCATCGCCCGAGCAGGTCAAAAGGGTGCCGTGACCATTTCCACCAATATGGCCGGCCGAGGGACGGACATCGTGCTCGGCCCTGGAGTGACCGAACTGGGAGGATTGCACATCCTGGGCACGGAACGCCATGAAGCTCGGCGCATCGACAACCAGCTGCGCGGCCGTGCGGGTCGTCAAGGGGATCCCGGTTCTTCGCGCTTTTACCTTAGCCTCGAAGACGATCTTATGCGCATTTTCGCCGCTGATCGCATCTCGGGTTTGATGCAGCGCATCGGCATGGAAGAAGGAGAACCCATTGAACATCGGTTGGTGTCTCGAGCCATCGAAAATGCCCAAAAACGGGTGGAAGCTCAGAATTTCAGTATTCGTAAGCACCTTTTGGAATACGACGATGTGATGAACCAACAGCGTGAAGTCATCTACCGCCAACGTCGAGAAGCCCTTAAAGGCGGTGATCTTAAACCCGCCATCATGGATATGGCCGAAGAACTCCTGGCGGATATCATAGAATCCAACACAGACGAAAAATCATACGCCGAAGATTGGAATCTGGAAGCTTTGAGAACGGAAGTCCAACGTCTCTTTGGACCGGGACTGGTGCCTTCGGCTTCCGAACTTGCCGACATGAGCCCGGAAGACCTCAAGGAACTTCTCTGGCAGCGGGTTCAGGAAAGGTACGCTGCACGGGAAAAGGAATTCGGCGAAACCCTTATGAGGGATCTGGAAAACTACGTCTTGCTCCAGACCCTCGACAGTCTGTGGAAAGACCATCTTCTGAACATGGATCATCTCAAGGAGGGCATTGGGCTTCGAGGCTATGCGCAGCAGGATCCTTTGGTGGCATACAAGAGAGAAGCACATGCTCTGTTTGATGACATGATTCATCGGCTCAAAGAAGAAACCGTGCGGATTCTGTTTCACATTCAGATCCGCCGGGAAGAAGAGGTTCAGCAGCTTCGCCGCGAACAGGAAAACCAGCCCATGTATTACGGCCCTGCCGACGGCCCGAGCACGCCGCAAACGGTCAAAAAGGACAAGAAGGTGGGTCGGAACGATCCCTGCCCTTGTGGCAGCGGGAAAAAATATAAAAAGTGTTGCGGAAAGTGA
- the argJ gene encoding bifunctional glutamate N-acetyltransferase/amino-acid acetyltransferase ArgJ has product MQRGTFHVRGVRVAAAESGMRYKNRLDCALIFTDTPAAAAGVFTRNRFCAAPVVLCKEHLSTSEGYVRAVLINAGIANACTGEEGLRRARQSAERLASLLGIASHQVLVASTGVIGPQLRLEPLHEAYPRLIAGLDSKGWLEAAKAIMTTDTVPKTAWAQTQLDGTPITCGGMAKGSGMISPDMATMLAFVATDACLTPEVLAYWLTESVNRSFNRITVDGDTSTNDTVLVLASGSADHDLITDPLSSKAKVFGELLTQVCLDLAQQIVRDGEGATKFVTVTVSQAGTRERALQVARTIANSPLVKTALFGQDANWGRVVAAAGRSGVDFDPHRVSLFFDDVRIFQNGQPVQDETLEAKASAVLREKDIHITLELGEGTESETVYTCDFSYDYVKINADYRS; this is encoded by the coding sequence GTGCAGAGAGGTACCTTTCATGTGCGGGGGGTTCGAGTGGCCGCAGCGGAAAGCGGCATGCGTTATAAGAACCGTCTGGACTGCGCCTTGATTTTCACTGACACTCCGGCGGCTGCTGCGGGTGTGTTTACACGCAATCGGTTTTGCGCCGCTCCGGTGGTTTTGTGCAAGGAACACCTGAGCACGAGTGAAGGTTATGTTCGAGCGGTTCTCATCAATGCGGGCATCGCCAACGCCTGCACGGGTGAAGAAGGGTTAAGGCGGGCTCGCCAAAGCGCCGAACGTTTAGCCTCTTTGTTGGGTATCGCTTCGCACCAAGTCCTTGTGGCATCTACGGGAGTCATCGGGCCGCAACTTCGCCTTGAACCTTTGCATGAAGCATATCCTCGGCTCATCGCCGGGTTAGATTCCAAAGGATGGCTGGAAGCCGCCAAAGCGATCATGACCACGGACACGGTGCCCAAAACGGCTTGGGCTCAAACGCAGCTTGACGGCACCCCTATCACCTGCGGCGGCATGGCTAAAGGATCCGGCATGATCTCTCCCGACATGGCCACCATGCTGGCCTTCGTGGCCACCGATGCGTGCCTGACGCCAGAAGTGCTGGCCTATTGGCTCACCGAATCCGTGAACCGTTCCTTTAATCGAATCACCGTGGACGGGGATACCAGCACCAATGATACGGTCCTGGTTCTGGCAAGCGGTTCTGCTGATCATGACCTCATCACGGATCCCTTATCTTCGAAAGCCAAAGTTTTCGGTGAGCTGCTCACTCAGGTTTGTCTGGATCTTGCGCAGCAGATCGTTCGAGACGGTGAAGGAGCCACCAAGTTCGTGACGGTTACGGTCTCTCAAGCCGGCACGCGAGAACGTGCCTTGCAAGTAGCGAGGACTATTGCGAATTCCCCCTTGGTCAAGACCGCCCTTTTCGGTCAGGACGCCAATTGGGGAAGAGTCGTCGCGGCAGCCGGCCGCTCCGGCGTGGATTTTGATCCTCACCGTGTCAGTTTATTTTTTGACGATGTGCGCATTTTTCAAAACGGGCAACCCGTTCAAGACGAAACCCTGGAAGCCAAAGCGTCGGCCGTGCTTCGAGAAAAGGATATTCACATCACCTTGGAGCTAGGAGAAGGAACCGAGTCGGAAACCGTGTATACATGCGATTTTTCGTATGATTACGTAAAAATTAACGCCGATTATAGGTCATGA
- a CDS encoding Yae1 family protein, which produces MGGYDAAVKVVLSHCRQAALEYFLGLDVAESELLELPQETATVRRSDFPIRVHTSDGRVFIVLLEVQSRWEPQVPLKLLEYDVRYRLKTGLTVYPAVMLLVPSGNVVESFENDFIHYRFRVISLAAMDARKVLESGNPCLMPFVGLMRGGSEVFQMAEEVIYESQLKRSDKADLLTGMALLSGLVDKDLPRKLLDRRRDIMTESYAYELIKKEGYEEGLRSGIERGRQEGLEQGLEKGLEKGLEQGLERGLEQGMQQGTLEATREHIIETLDARFQDIPKDVLRCLRRIQEVDALKILFKRALRVRSLDEFQESLKRLLD; this is translated from the coding sequence ATGGGGGGCTACGATGCGGCCGTGAAGGTTGTTTTGTCCCACTGCCGGCAGGCCGCGCTGGAATATTTTCTTGGACTGGATGTGGCGGAATCTGAGCTCTTGGAACTTCCTCAGGAAACGGCTACGGTCAGGCGGAGCGATTTCCCCATTCGGGTGCACACGTCCGACGGGCGTGTCTTTATTGTTCTCCTGGAAGTTCAAAGCCGGTGGGAACCCCAAGTCCCCTTGAAGCTTTTGGAATACGATGTTCGCTACCGCTTGAAAACGGGTCTTACGGTCTATCCCGCAGTGATGCTTCTCGTTCCCAGCGGAAACGTGGTGGAATCCTTTGAGAACGACTTCATTCACTACCGGTTTCGGGTCATTTCCCTTGCGGCTATGGACGCTCGAAAGGTGCTGGAATCAGGAAATCCGTGCCTCATGCCTTTTGTTGGGCTCATGCGGGGAGGCTCCGAAGTTTTTCAAATGGCCGAAGAGGTCATCTACGAATCACAGCTCAAACGAAGCGACAAGGCGGATCTTTTGACCGGCATGGCACTCCTTTCAGGCTTGGTGGACAAGGATTTACCCAGGAAATTGCTGGATCGCAGGAGGGATATTATGACGGAATCCTATGCCTATGAACTGATCAAGAAGGAAGGCTATGAAGAGGGTCTCCGTTCGGGGATAGAACGCGGAAGACAAGAGGGATTAGAGCAGGGATTAGAGAAGGGATTAGAGAAGGGATTAGAGCAGGGATTAGAGCGGGGATTAGAGCAGGGAATGCAGCAGGGAACGTTGGAGGCCACGAGGGAACATATTATAGAAACGCTGGATGCACGGTTTCAGGATATTCCCAAAGACGTCCTGCGTTGTCTTCGAAGGATCCAAGAGGTGGATGCTTTGAAAATCCTTTTCAAGAGAGCTCTAAGGGTTCGCTCCCTCGACGAATTCCAGGAATCCCTGAAACGCCTTCTTGATTAG
- the bcp gene encoding thioredoxin-dependent thiol peroxidase has product MCASLQPASLAPGDSVPSFSLLDQDGNVVRPEDFAGSKLFIFFYPRANTGGCTAQAVSVQEALQQLEGLGVKVLGISPDSPGTQKRFAEKHGLCYPLLSDSDHLVAEALGVWGEKVVRGKKVQGITRSAFLFDSSGILLKVWSPVSPKDTVPNLLKVLESLP; this is encoded by the coding sequence ATGTGCGCATCACTCCAGCCCGCGTCGTTGGCCCCCGGGGATTCCGTGCCCTCCTTTTCCCTTTTGGATCAGGACGGCAACGTGGTGCGTCCCGAAGACTTTGCCGGATCTAAACTCTTCATCTTTTTTTACCCTCGGGCCAACACGGGAGGTTGCACAGCTCAGGCCGTCTCGGTGCAGGAAGCTCTCCAGCAACTGGAGGGCTTGGGGGTGAAGGTTTTAGGGATCAGCCCCGATTCCCCCGGGACGCAGAAACGCTTCGCCGAAAAGCATGGCCTATGTTACCCTCTGCTATCCGATTCGGACCATTTGGTGGCTGAAGCCTTAGGAGTCTGGGGAGAAAAGGTGGTTCGAGGCAAAAAGGTGCAGGGCATCACGCGTTCGGCTTTCCTCTTTGATTCTTCCGGCATTCTTCTAAAAGTATGGTCCCCGGTTTCCCCTAAGGACACTGTCCCCAACCTTCTCAAGGTCCTGGAATCCCTGCCATGA
- a CDS encoding restriction endonuclease subunit S → MKLEDLPAGFRLTELGPLPEEWRVVRLGEVFEIQQGKSLSPKSRSGSPMRPFLRTANVLWGRVDLSTLDYMHFEEAEERKLGLKAGDLLVCEGGDIGRTAIWNRQIGACYYQNP, encoded by the coding sequence ATGAAACTCGAGGATTTGCCCGCCGGTTTCCGCCTGACCGAACTCGGCCCCCTGCCCGAAGAGTGGCGGGTGGTGCGGTTGGGGGAGGTTTTTGAAATACAGCAGGGAAAGTCTCTCTCGCCGAAGTCGCGCTCCGGCTCTCCAATGCGTCCGTTTCTGCGAACCGCTAACGTCTTGTGGGGGCGAGTGGACCTCTCCACTCTGGACTACATGCACTTTGAAGAGGCTGAAGAGCGAAAGCTTGGGTTGAAAGCCGGTGACCTATTGGTTTGTGAAGGAGGAGACATCGGGCGAACAGCGATATGGAATCGGCAGATAGGGGCCTGCTACTATCAAAACCCTTAA
- a CDS encoding XRE family transcriptional regulator: MQLGERLKSSRQGAGLSLRALAERVGVSAQAISKYERNEDMPGSGVLLRLSDALGVSIEYLLRPQTVTLTEPVYRRHRSSMTRRAEIHVQAQVQDWLERYTTIECLLGEERSFVMPTFSRQVAHLDQVEDVAIALREAWQLGLDAIPNLTETLEAVGIKVGFVPGNDHFDALSLVANGVTPVIVVKQDAPGDRQRFSMAHELAHLVLDLPETWSEARVEQAANRFAAAFLVAKPTVFNELGWRRHSLDLVELHLLKQKYGLSMQGWVHRAQDLAIISPQTAQKLYRTFRSQGWHITEPGAPYPCESSTRLERLVLRALRDDVIGPERAAELLGKPLTQFMIEVQRPHEEIPLRY, encoded by the coding sequence ATGCAACTCGGTGAACGGCTCAAGAGCAGTCGCCAAGGCGCAGGTTTGAGCTTGCGTGCTCTGGCAGAACGGGTTGGCGTGAGCGCACAAGCCATCTCGAAATATGAGCGCAACGAAGATATGCCCGGCTCGGGCGTTTTGCTGCGCCTGAGCGATGCGCTGGGGGTCAGCATAGAATATCTGCTGCGGCCGCAGACGGTGACGTTGACCGAACCGGTCTATCGTCGCCACCGGAGCAGTATGACGCGGCGGGCAGAGATTCATGTTCAGGCCCAGGTGCAGGATTGGCTGGAACGCTACACGACCATCGAGTGCCTGCTCGGCGAAGAACGATCGTTTGTTATGCCCACCTTTTCCCGCCAGGTAGCGCATTTGGACCAGGTAGAGGACGTTGCTATTGCCCTGCGCGAGGCCTGGCAACTGGGGTTAGATGCCATCCCCAACCTGACCGAAACGCTGGAAGCCGTTGGAATCAAAGTGGGCTTTGTGCCGGGGAACGACCACTTTGACGCACTTTCGCTAGTGGCCAACGGGGTGACGCCGGTGATCGTCGTTAAGCAGGACGCGCCTGGGGATCGCCAGCGTTTCAGCATGGCGCATGAACTGGCGCATCTGGTGTTGGATCTGCCGGAGACGTGGAGCGAAGCACGAGTTGAGCAGGCGGCCAATCGTTTCGCCGCTGCCTTCCTGGTTGCCAAGCCGACGGTGTTCAACGAGTTAGGCTGGCGACGCCATTCCTTGGATCTCGTGGAGCTTCATCTGCTCAAGCAAAAGTACGGGCTAAGCATGCAGGGCTGGGTGCACCGCGCTCAGGATTTGGCGATCATCTCCCCGCAGACGGCACAGAAGCTTTATCGGACTTTTCGCAGCCAGGGATGGCACATCACCGAGCCGGGCGCCCCCTACCCGTGCGAATCTAGCACGCGGCTTGAGCGGCTGGTCTTGCGAGCCCTGCGCGACGATGTGATCGGACCCGAACGCGCAGCGGAACTCCTGGGCAAGCCCCTGACGCAATTCATGATCGAGGTACAACGCCCGCATGAGGAGATTCCGCTGCGTTATTGA